Sequence from the Terriglobia bacterium genome:
TTGCGATTCGGGCAGCGAGGCGAAGAGTTCGCGGATGGCGTCGAAGGCCTTGATGTAGGTGACGGGATTCGAACGCGGAGTGCGGCCTATGGGCGACTGGTCGACGAGCACGACTTCGTCAATGAACTCGTCGCCTTCGAGTTTGCTCCATTGTCCTTCGGGGGTAACACCGGTGGTTTGTTTCTTGGCGGCGGCAAGCGCCTGGTACAGGACGTCATGCACAAGCGTCGATTTGCCGGATCCCGAGACGCCGGTGACAGCGACGATCATGTCGAGTGGGAAAGTGATGTCGAAGTTCTTCAGGTTGTGGCCCCGGACGCCGCGTAGTGCGAGTTTGCGCTTGGTTGCGGAGCGGCGCTGCGACGGCATGGCGATGTGGAGGTCTCCGTGGAGATAGCGGCCGGTAAGCGACGTGTGTTCGTCACGGAGCGTCTCGTAGGTGCCTTGGGCGACCAGTTTGCCGCCATGCTCGCCGGCGCCGGGGCCAAGATCGAGGATGCGGTCGGAGGCTCGCATGATCTCGGGGTCATGCTCGACGACCAGGATGGTGTTTCCGAGATCGCGCAGGTTATGAAGGATGTTGATGAGGCGCTCGGTGTCGCGGCTGTGAAGGCCGATGGAAGGCTCGTCGAGAACGTAAAGCGTGCCGACGAGATGCGAGCCGAGCGACGTCGCGAGTTGAATGCGTTGCGCCTCGCCGCCGCTGAGAGTCGATGAAAGACGGTCGAGCGTGAGGTACTCGAGGCCGACGTCATTGAGGAAGCGCAGGCGCTCACGGATCTCTTCGAGGAGCTTGCCGGCAATGTCATTTTCCTGGCGAGTGAGTTTGAGGTCGCGGAAGAAGCCCGCCGCATCTTCGACGGTCATGGCGGTGACCTGGCAGATGTCCTTGCCGGCGATTTTCACCTGCCGGGCGTCGGCGCGGAGTCGAGTTCCGTTGCAGCTTCCACAGAGCGAGTATCCACGATAGCGGCTGAGGAAGACGCGAACGTGGAGTTTGTACTTCTTGCGCTCGAGATGTGCGAAGAAGCCCCGGACACCCATGAAGCGGCCTTCACCGTCGAGGATGAAATCGCGCTGGTTAGGCGTCAGGGCCTCCCATGGGACGTCGAGCGGGATTCCGGCAGCGCGCGCGTAACGCTTCATCTCGGTCGCGAGAGGCCGGTACTTCGGCTTGGTCCAGGGCTCGATCACGCCTTCGGAGAGCGTCTTGGTTTTGTCCGGGATGACGAGGTCGAGGTCGAAGTCGATGGTGTTGCCGAAGCCCTGGCAGCGAGGGCAGGCGCCGTAGGGATTGTTGAAGGAGAAGAGGCTGGGCTCGGGCTCGCGATAGACGCGGTGGCAGGTCTTGCACTCGAAAGCGGCGGAGAAGCGAAGTGCTGGCCGCACGGGCGGACGCGGCTTCGCCGCAGACACTTGCGG
This genomic interval carries:
- the uvrA gene encoding excinuclease ABC subunit UvrA — translated: TGCNGIVRRDTVDEIAAAVLALGEGTRLHALFPVQSLATTPAQPAEAAASDTKKPARRTKKAARPVASDTHGGLSDALRERLADLRKRGFNRLYQNGTIYEFSTPESLLEIDFRLPVFVLVDRIAVSAENRARIVDAAEIGYRESGEILFEIVPRDLQTLDPQVSAAKPRPPVRPALRFSAAFECKTCHRVYREPEPSLFSFNNPYGACPRCQGFGNTIDFDLDLVIPDKTKTLSEGVIEPWTKPKYRPLATEMKRYARAAGIPLDVPWEALTPNQRDFILDGEGRFMGVRGFFAHLERKKYKLHVRVFLSRYRGYSLCGSCNGTRLRADARQVKIAGKDICQVTAMTVEDAAGFFRDLKLTRQENDIAGKLLEEIRERLRFLNDVGLEYLTLDRLSSTLSGGEAQRIQLATSLGSHLVGTLYVLDEPSIGLHSRDTERLINILHNLRDLGNTILVVEHDPEIMRASDRILDLGPGAGEHGGKLVAQGTYETLRDEHTSLTGRYLHGDLHIAMPSQRRSATKRKLALRGVRGHNLKNFDITFPLDMIVAVTGVSGSGKSTLVHDVLYQALAAAKKQTTGVTPEGQWSKLEGDEFIDEVVLVDQSPIGRTPRSNPVTYIKAFDAIRELFASLPESQKQGYAAGHFSFNIPGGRCEACQGDGTVTVEMQFLADVELICEECKGTRYKPEILRVHYHGRNIHDVLNLTVREAMHFFNGSQKILDKLKVLDEVGLGYLRLGQSATTLSGGEAQRMKLAAHLQPRSAIRVNAEGEESKRRRRVLYIFDEPTTGLHFDDVSKLLAAFRRLIDAGGSIVVIEHNLDVIKVADWVIDLGPEGGARGGRVVGVGTPEQIAGLSKSYTGKWLTRILPANENAHSNAS